The Elusimicrobiota bacterium genome contains the following window.
ATGATGAGCCGGAAAAGTTTGTCGCAGCATTGCCGCAGTTAGAACATAAACTAAAAGTATTTGCGCCGTTAATAAAAAAGTATGCGTTTTATCTTATGGGCCATGCTCATATTGATATGAACTGGTTATGGGACTGGGAAAATACTGTGGAGACCACTATGCTTACGTTCAAGCAGGTAAGCGCGCTTGCTGCTGATTACCCGGAGTTTAAGTTTTCACAAAGCCAGGCGGTACTTTATAAAACTATTGAAGATAGGTATCCTGACCTCTTCAAACGCGTGCAAGAGCTTGTAAAACAGGGGCGTTGGGATGTTACCGCGTCAACCTGGGTGGAGAATGATATTAATATGTCATCAGGCGAGGCGTTGATACGTCAAACTTTATACGCGAAGAAGTATACCCGCGAAAAGTTCGGGGTTACTTCCCGGATTTGCTGGTGTCCCGATACATTCGGACATCCATGGAGTTATCCGCAGATACTAAAAAAATGCGGGATCGATTACTATTACTTTTGCCGGTGTGGTAAAGGGTATCCGTTATTTCGTTGGGAAGGAATCGATGGGTCAAGTGTGTTAGCGTTCAATGATGTACATGGATACAACGGCAGTGTGCAGAGCGGGTTATACCGTTCATCTGAACTATTGATTAATTCAGGAAGCCCGACAAAAGATTATCTTATCTCCTACGGTGTTGGTGACCACGGCGGGGGGCCAACCCGGCGTGACCTCATCGGTGTGGGTGAACTCCAAAACAATAAATTATTCCCGGAAGTAAAACTCAGCGGGACACACGAGTATTTTGATATTGCCAGTAAGAAGGCAGGGGCAAAAGTGCCGGTAGTGAAGAGTGAACTACAATACATTTTTGAAGGGTGTTATACTACACAAGCGAATATTAAGAAACAAAATCGTACTTGCGAGAATGCATTGGTAACAGCGGAAACTTTGGCATCACTCGCGAGGATGTACGGCTGTGCGTATCCCGCGGATGAGTTTGTTAACTGCTGGCAAGATACTTGTTTCAATCAGTTCCATGATATCCTCGATGGATCGGGGATATATGATGCGTACGAGTATTCCACAAATTTGGCGAATAATGTTCTTGCAAAAACCGGGAAAATTGCGCGTGGGGCGGAAAAGTTTGTGGTTTCACTTATTGACTTTACAAAAGTTATACCTCCGAAACGTGAAGGAAAGGACAGCGGGATTGTTCCTGTTGTAGTATTTAACCCGTTATCATTTACCCGCAGTAGCGCTGTGGAAGTAAGTGTTGCGGAAGTTGGGACTGATACCTGCAGTATTGAGGATATTAATGGGAAAATAGTGCCCAGTCAGGTCGTGGATGATAAACTGGTATTCTTGGCATCAAATGTTCCGCCGATGGGGTATAAAACATTTGTACTAAAAAAAGGGTGTGGGTGTGGTACTTCTAAAGATGCCGTTCCGGCGGATGTAATTTCAAATGTATTTGAGAATGAACAGTATAAACTCGTGTTCGACCGCGGGACGGGGAGTATCATAAGTCTATACGACAAAAAGGGGAAGAAGGAGTTGGTATTCTCAACTGACCAGGCTAATATGTTTAAGTTATACCACGAACTACCCCGGGGAATGTCTGCGTGGTACCTCGGGCGTACGGGTGGGGTTGAAAATCTGGTAAAAAACACTAAAGTTGTAAGTACTGTTAAAGGCGATGTTGCGGATGTCATTAAAACTGAAACTATATTCGGGCATTCAAAAATATGGCAAACCATATTGTTTTATAAACACAATGGAAAAATTGAATTCCGTACAAAAGTTGACTGGCAGGAACCGTGTGGCCAGGAGATCGGGATCCCGGCATTGCGTGTATCGTTCCCAATGAATATTGAATCATCTTCCGGGGTTTATGAAATACCCTTCGCTGCGGTGGAACGTCCTAGTGTGGGGCAGGAAGCGCCGGCATTACGGTGGGTGGATATATCCGATGGTAATCACGGTGTGGCGGTACTTAATGATTGTAAGTACGGGTATAACGTTCGTGGAAATAATATTGAGCTCACCTTATTACGTAACGCATACGACCCTGCGTTTGAGTCAGATAAAGGTGTGCATGAGTTTATCTATGCTCTTTAC
Protein-coding sequences here:
- a CDS encoding glycoside hydrolase family 38 C-terminal domain-containing protein; amino-acid sequence: MSQKVNAALSLFIGKINKLKRYNEYKVLYGIQEGLETKKYAVVDSPYIYSKPTWKIKWPQGEPDMWLKGEVIFPNTIAGISLTGANAVLKHTTATGSKVYINGKKMVDEKWWFYADLPLINDIVPGTSVDISIRYTSVDGNKFQGIPTIFIDKVETVLRRVETFCHTVNFIELLISKGKVKDKKTVAVFNKVLEQIPFGLLENDEPEKFVAALPQLEHKLKVFAPLIKKYAFYLMGHAHIDMNWLWDWENTVETTMLTFKQVSALAADYPEFKFSQSQAVLYKTIEDRYPDLFKRVQELVKQGRWDVTASTWVENDINMSSGEALIRQTLYAKKYTREKFGVTSRICWCPDTFGHPWSYPQILKKCGIDYYYFCRCGKGYPLFRWEGIDGSSVLAFNDVHGYNGSVQSGLYRSSELLINSGSPTKDYLISYGVGDHGGGPTRRDLIGVGELQNNKLFPEVKLSGTHEYFDIASKKAGAKVPVVKSELQYIFEGCYTTQANIKKQNRTCENALVTAETLASLARMYGCAYPADEFVNCWQDTCFNQFHDILDGSGIYDAYEYSTNLANNVLAKTGKIARGAEKFVVSLIDFTKVIPPKREGKDSGIVPVVVFNPLSFTRSSAVEVSVAEVGTDTCSIEDINGKIVPSQVVDDKLVFLASNVPPMGYKTFVLKKGCGCGTSKDAVPADVISNVFENEQYKLVFDRGTGSIISLYDKKGKKELVFSTDQANMFKLYHELPRGMSAWYLGRTGGVENLVKNTKVVSTVKGDVADVIKTETIFGHSKIWQTILFYKHNGKIEFRTKVDWQEPCGQEIGIPALRVSFPMNIESSSGVYEIPFAAVERPSVGQEAPALRWVDISDGNHGVAVLNDCKYGYNVRGNNIELTLLRNAYDPAFESDKGVHEFIYALYPHTGDWRTANVVNHGYELNNPLRSVVVNQENVAGDDKKGLPLNKSFVSASAGNVIISALKKAEDGDGYILHAYETQGNTHTPCVFKFGVKVLSVIETNLIEENSGSISGKSGNKRIQVRGNAFTTTFKKWEIKSFRLIV